From Myxococcota bacterium, the proteins below share one genomic window:
- a CDS encoding metallophosphoesterase, with protein MIRRGVCALALFLALGCARERNLCVAVIGDFGGDTPGEAQVAVLVAGFQPDLVVTVGDDNYPNGAAETIDRNIGKYYARWIHPYRGAFGPGASENRFFPTLGNHDWRTPGAQPYLDYFELPGNERYYDLVRGDVHLFFVDSDPHEPDGVTFDSVQGRWLREGLAKAREPHRWVFFHHPPYSSGPHGSTPELQWPFRAWGATAVFSGHDHDYERFAVGDMPYVVVGTGGQSLYRFREPQPGSALRIGQRYGALRLELRDGVARGEFVAVGDPEGDKFALPGAAELPLPLTLVAPTASWHVRDGLAPQDGWLAPRFDQSEWAAAGTPFRIVDRGAAAGAPARETYYRIEFEATGLPALRTLELGLPRDNRAVAYLNGREAVRWVRLSPVREKRWLVPRGPRAEAAAQPVLAHHLLDPALLVPGTNVLAVEIQRIPGDGGDPSFAAELVAHPRAAP; from the coding sequence CGTGGCCGGATTCCAACCGGATCTCGTGGTCACGGTCGGTGACGACAACTACCCCAACGGCGCAGCCGAGACGATCGACCGCAACATCGGGAAGTACTACGCGCGCTGGATCCACCCCTACCGCGGCGCGTTCGGGCCGGGCGCGAGCGAGAACCGCTTCTTTCCGACGCTGGGCAATCACGACTGGCGCACGCCGGGCGCGCAGCCCTATCTCGACTACTTCGAGCTGCCCGGCAACGAGCGCTACTACGATCTGGTGCGCGGCGACGTTCACCTGTTCTTCGTCGACAGCGATCCGCACGAGCCCGACGGAGTCACCTTCGACTCGGTCCAGGGCCGCTGGCTGCGCGAGGGCCTGGCGAAAGCCAGGGAGCCGCACCGCTGGGTGTTCTTCCACCACCCGCCGTACTCGTCCGGACCCCACGGCTCGACCCCGGAGCTGCAGTGGCCGTTCCGCGCCTGGGGCGCGACCGCCGTGTTCTCGGGTCACGACCACGACTACGAGCGCTTCGCGGTGGGCGACATGCCGTACGTGGTGGTGGGGACGGGCGGGCAGAGTCTCTACCGCTTCCGCGAGCCGCAGCCCGGCAGCGCGCTGCGCATCGGGCAGCGCTACGGCGCGCTGCGGCTCGAGCTGCGCGACGGCGTGGCGCGCGGTGAGTTCGTCGCGGTGGGTGACCCCGAGGGCGACAAGTTCGCGCTGCCAGGCGCGGCGGAGCTGCCGCTGCCGCTGACTCTGGTCGCGCCGACCGCGAGCTGGCACGTGCGCGACGGGCTCGCGCCGCAGGACGGCTGGCTCGCGCCGCGCTTCGACCAGAGCGAGTGGGCCGCGGCGGGCACGCCGTTCCGGATCGTCGACCGCGGCGCCGCGGCCGGCGCGCCCGCGCGCGAGACTTACTACCGGATCGAGTTCGAGGCCACGGGTCTGCCGGCCTTGCGCACGCTCGAGCTCGGGCTGCCCAGAGACAACCGCGCCGTGGCTTATCTCAACGGGCGCGAGGCCGTGCGCTGGGTGCGTCTCTCGCCGGTGCGCGAGAAGCGCTGGCTCGTGCCGCGCGGCCCGCGCGCCGAAGCGGCAGCCCAGCCGGTGCTCGCGCACCACCTGCTCGACCCGGCGCTGCTCGTGCCCGGCACCAACGTGCTGGCGGTCGAGATCCAGCGCATTCCCGGCGACGGCGGCGACCCGAGCTTCGCCGCCGAGCTAGTTGCGCATCCGAGAGCCGCACCTTAG
- a CDS encoding PilZ domain-containing protein, with product MENSASIVLLDDGELDRVRVILERLGVPFSLCRRPRDSRAIPRARDLLISTGNRALELGRLPKPEDGGPGPRWLCVHGQDFDELRSELRELGVHYLVHSSVDQETLRLLISTMLHDRNERRALSRLPLGTAAAVKVDGATHSAKLLELSAAAARLRVDAPLEAGDWIEIGLPPELSSVALDALSGHVSRSEREGHPTDSPAWSVAVELDPLAPEANAELESILSGSHLGTRVSVLSEAPQRAPRERRRTERRAYRRRVAALTAFDADAPQAVLGHDLSVDGIRIARQPGIVVGQRIALGLYGAAGGGALVIEAEVVRDHGARGFGLVFRGVRAEQRRQLSELVAGLAPLESLEGDDATRLVVSRVLETRVLDQAEVEAARRQKG from the coding sequence GTGGAAAACTCGGCGTCGATCGTGCTGCTCGACGACGGCGAGCTGGACCGCGTGCGAGTGATCCTCGAGCGGCTCGGCGTGCCGTTCAGCCTGTGCCGCCGGCCGCGTGACTCGCGCGCGATCCCGCGCGCCCGCGACCTGTTGATCAGCACGGGCAACCGCGCGCTCGAGCTCGGCCGGCTGCCCAAGCCGGAAGACGGCGGCCCCGGGCCGCGCTGGCTGTGCGTGCACGGGCAGGACTTCGACGAGCTGCGCTCGGAGCTGCGCGAGCTGGGCGTGCATTACCTGGTGCACAGCTCGGTGGACCAGGAGACGCTGCGGCTGTTGATCTCGACCATGCTCCACGACCGCAACGAGCGGCGCGCGCTCTCGCGCCTGCCGCTGGGCACGGCCGCGGCCGTCAAGGTCGACGGGGCGACTCACTCGGCGAAGCTGCTCGAGCTGTCGGCGGCCGCGGCGCGCCTGCGCGTCGACGCGCCGCTCGAGGCCGGTGACTGGATCGAGATCGGGCTGCCGCCCGAGCTGTCGAGCGTTGCGCTCGACGCGCTCTCCGGTCACGTGTCGCGCTCCGAACGCGAGGGGCATCCGACGGACTCTCCGGCCTGGTCGGTCGCGGTCGAGCTCGATCCCTTGGCGCCCGAGGCCAATGCCGAGCTCGAGTCGATCCTGTCGGGCAGTCACCTGGGCACCCGCGTCTCGGTGCTGTCCGAAGCGCCGCAGCGCGCGCCGCGCGAGCGGCGCCGCACCGAGCGGCGCGCGTACCGCCGCCGCGTGGCCGCGCTCACGGCCTTCGACGCCGACGCTCCGCAGGCGGTGCTCGGTCACGACCTCTCGGTCGACGGCATCCGGATCGCGCGCCAGCCCGGCATCGTGGTGGGCCAGCGCATCGCGCTGGGCCTGTATGGCGCCGCCGGCGGCGGCGCGCTCGTGATCGAAGCCGAGGTCGTGCGCGATCACGGCGCACGCGGCTTCGGGCTGGTGTTCCGCGGCGTGCGCGCCGAGCAGCGCCGCCAGCTGTCCGAGCTCGTGGCCGGGCTCGCGCCGCTCGAGTCACTCGAGGGCGACGACGCCACGCGTCTGGTGGTGTCGCGCGTGCTCGAGACGCGCGTGCTCGACCAAGCCGAGGTCGAGGCCGCCCGGCGTCAGAAGGGGTAG
- a CDS encoding FAD-dependent oxidoreductase, with protein MAIREPARDLEILARADVLVVGGGTAGVAAAVAAARSGARVLLAEASSSLGGLATNGLIALLLTLDDGRGRQVIGGLCQEVTERMSARGGAFAPPREHWGRPDPELVERYRRWGLVWGGAPAEHVVRYSVAYDPEVMREALNELVTQSGVELLFHVWGARALVADGRVHGVAVESRAGRHALAADVVIDATGDGHVLASAGCAFELERVHPWLWFRVGGIRDVDAAISAGAPLFRTPNPGQALLPWGAVTRAGRKIDATDPRDLTAAELECRTLVMEEFRALREKHPELRDAHLCEIARLLGVTESRRLVGRVVLAHADRQKPQPGTIAITGHWTKYGAVYAIPYGCLQAREVENLLAVGRCLSADHRTHNATKEIPPCFATGEAAGVAVALALEHGGRVDQVPVETLRARLRDRGAIVDYPF; from the coding sequence ATGGCGATTCGCGAGCCCGCGCGCGACCTCGAGATCCTCGCGCGCGCCGACGTGCTGGTGGTCGGCGGCGGCACGGCCGGCGTCGCCGCCGCGGTAGCCGCGGCGCGCTCCGGCGCGCGCGTGCTCCTGGCCGAGGCCTCGAGCTCGCTCGGCGGGCTTGCGACCAACGGGCTGATCGCGCTCCTGCTCACGCTCGACGACGGCCGCGGCAGACAGGTGATCGGCGGCCTGTGTCAGGAGGTGACCGAGCGCATGAGCGCGCGCGGCGGCGCCTTCGCGCCCCCGCGCGAGCACTGGGGCCGGCCCGACCCCGAGCTCGTGGAGCGCTACCGGCGCTGGGGCCTGGTCTGGGGCGGCGCGCCCGCCGAGCACGTGGTGCGCTACTCGGTGGCGTACGACCCGGAGGTCATGCGCGAGGCGCTGAACGAGCTCGTGACACAGTCTGGTGTAGAGCTGTTGTTCCACGTCTGGGGCGCGCGGGCGCTCGTTGCGGATGGGCGCGTGCACGGGGTCGCGGTCGAGTCGCGCGCGGGCCGGCACGCGCTCGCGGCCGACGTGGTGATCGACGCGACCGGCGACGGTCACGTGCTCGCCTCGGCGGGCTGCGCGTTCGAGCTCGAGCGCGTGCACCCGTGGCTGTGGTTCCGCGTGGGCGGGATCCGCGACGTGGATGCCGCGATCTCCGCCGGCGCGCCGTTGTTCCGCACGCCGAACCCGGGCCAGGCGCTCCTGCCCTGGGGCGCAGTCACCCGCGCCGGCCGCAAGATCGACGCCACCGATCCGCGCGACCTGACCGCGGCCGAGCTCGAGTGCCGCACGCTGGTGATGGAGGAGTTCCGGGCGCTGCGCGAGAAGCACCCCGAGCTGCGCGACGCGCACCTGTGCGAGATCGCGCGCTTGCTCGGAGTCACCGAGAGCCGCCGCCTGGTGGGCCGCGTGGTGCTGGCTCACGCGGACCGCCAGAAGCCACAGCCGGGCACGATCGCGATCACCGGTCACTGGACGAAGTACGGCGCGGTCTACGCGATCCCGTACGGCTGTCTCCAGGCGCGCGAGGTCGAGAACCTGCTGGCCGTGGGCCGCTGTCTCTCGGCCGATCACCGCACGCACAATGCCACCAAGGAGATCCCGCCCTGCTTCGCGACGGGCGAGGCCGCCGGCGTGGCGGTGGCGCTGGCGCTCGAGCACGGCGGGCGCGTGGACCAGGTCCCGGTCGAGACGCTGCGCGCGCGCCTGCGCGACCGGGGCGCGATCGTCGACTACCCCTTCTGA
- the greB gene encoding transcription elongation factor GreB: MAPQGKKVHITPEGARRLQEELEQLWRVERPRVTREVAAAAALGDRSENAEYIYGKKRLREIDRRIEFLRKRFDQLVVVRPGEVARDRVYFGAWVTLEDETGAELCYRLVGPDESDVATGAISVESPIGRVLMGKRAGDEVEVMRPAGRARFVVLEIRYPDP; encoded by the coding sequence GTGGCTCCACAGGGCAAGAAGGTCCACATCACGCCGGAAGGCGCGCGCCGCCTGCAAGAGGAGCTCGAGCAGCTCTGGCGTGTCGAGCGCCCGCGCGTGACTCGCGAGGTCGCCGCCGCGGCGGCGCTCGGCGACCGCTCGGAGAACGCCGAGTACATCTACGGCAAGAAGCGGCTGCGCGAGATCGACCGCCGCATCGAGTTCCTGCGCAAGCGCTTCGACCAGCTCGTGGTCGTGCGGCCCGGCGAGGTCGCGCGCGACCGGGTCTACTTCGGCGCCTGGGTCACGCTCGAAGACGAGACCGGCGCCGAGCTCTGCTACCGCCTGGTGGGGCCCGACGAGAGCGACGTCGCGACCGGCGCGATCAGCGTCGAATCGCCGATCGGCCGCGTGCTGATGGGCAAGCGCGCGGGCGACGAGGTCGAGGTGATGCGCCCGGCGGGCCGCGCGCGCTTCGTGGTGCTCGAGATCCGCTACCCGGACCCGTGA
- the lptC gene encoding LPS export ABC transporter periplasmic protein LptC, which produces MAAVVCLSLGCGPASDFLDNGGPRAAPEMPPIEMDRVIYEGYHGDLQDLLVTAAGATVDMATKVAHLRDVSIHFATEDASKVEIAAPHGQFHLDKDDFVLTDGVTGTTEEGQKFKTRAVHYVGARRVIASDSPVELRRDNLVLTATGMELEVATHKLHLTGNVKARVTPKAQPQ; this is translated from the coding sequence ATGGCCGCGGTCGTGTGCCTGTCACTCGGCTGTGGACCCGCGTCCGACTTCCTCGACAACGGCGGGCCACGCGCGGCGCCGGAGATGCCTCCGATCGAGATGGACCGAGTGATCTACGAGGGATACCACGGCGACTTGCAGGACCTGCTCGTGACCGCGGCCGGGGCCACGGTCGACATGGCGACCAAGGTCGCGCACCTGCGAGACGTGTCGATCCATTTCGCGACCGAGGACGCGAGCAAGGTCGAGATCGCCGCGCCTCACGGCCAGTTCCATCTCGACAAGGACGACTTCGTGCTCACCGACGGAGTCACCGGCACGACCGAGGAGGGGCAGAAGTTCAAGACAAGGGCCGTGCACTACGTGGGCGCGCGGCGCGTGATCGCGAGCGACAGCCCGGTCGAGCTGCGGCGCGACAATCTCGTGCTCACCGCCACGGGCATGGAGCTCGAGGTCGCGACTCACAAGCTGCACCTGACCGGGAACGTCAAGGCGCGCGTGACGCCGAAGGCGCAGCCACAGTGA
- a CDS encoding LptA/OstA family protein encodes MTRAAALACLVVLAWAARADTPAPAPPAPPSEPPKTSAEAADRLGLKFTPGAELVITSDEAEGVKAADGRQTVVFTKRVKARQGDMNLTCDWLQAIYPPTAAGHPDKINAKGSVVITQGTNQALCTEAQVDNVNCTAECHSGGDQASLHRATDDVLADTIYFDLCKSTVKAVGNVSVRVRQTDPNTPSATPATGTTPAPAKAPAPAPAPAKASGG; translated from the coding sequence GTGACTCGTGCGGCGGCGCTCGCCTGTCTGGTGGTGCTGGCGTGGGCCGCGCGCGCCGACACCCCTGCGCCCGCGCCGCCCGCTCCGCCCAGCGAGCCGCCGAAGACCTCCGCCGAGGCCGCCGACCGGCTCGGGCTGAAGTTCACGCCCGGCGCGGAGCTCGTGATCACCTCCGACGAAGCCGAAGGCGTGAAGGCGGCCGACGGCCGCCAGACGGTCGTGTTCACCAAGCGCGTGAAGGCGCGCCAGGGCGACATGAACCTGACCTGCGACTGGCTGCAGGCGATCTACCCGCCGACCGCCGCCGGTCACCCGGACAAGATCAACGCCAAGGGCTCGGTCGTGATCACGCAGGGCACGAACCAGGCGCTGTGCACCGAGGCGCAGGTCGACAACGTCAACTGCACCGCCGAGTGCCACAGCGGCGGCGACCAGGCGAGCTTGCACCGCGCGACCGACGACGTGCTCGCCGACACGATCTACTTCGACCTGTGCAAGAGCACCGTGAAGGCGGTCGGGAACGTGTCGGTGCGCGTGCGCCAGACCGACCCGAACACCCCGAGCGCGACGCCCGCGACGGGCACCACGCCGGCGCCCGCGAAGGCTCCTGCCCCAGCGCCGGCGCCGGCCAAGGCGAGCGGCGGATGA
- the lptB gene encoding LPS export ABC transporter ATP-binding protein, producing MTPTLHARDLCKRFGAKEAVRDVRVAVGPGEVVGLLGPNGAGKTTTFNMIVGRIHPTAGHVYLGEEEITDLPMYQRARKGITYLPQEPSIFRKLTVEENILAILETLPMRRHERHERARELLGELDLVAKRKQKGATLSGGERRRVEITRALVLDPRFMLLDEPFSGIDPIAVIDIQKIISQLRERGIGIVITDHNVRETLTICDRAYIIKDGRIIREGSPNEITEDPTVREIYLGQNFRL from the coding sequence ATGACCCCGACGCTGCACGCGCGCGACCTGTGCAAGCGCTTCGGCGCGAAGGAAGCGGTGCGCGACGTGCGCGTCGCCGTCGGCCCGGGCGAGGTGGTCGGCCTGCTCGGCCCCAACGGGGCGGGCAAGACCACCACGTTCAACATGATCGTCGGCCGCATCCACCCCACGGCCGGGCACGTGTACCTCGGTGAGGAGGAGATCACCGATCTGCCGATGTACCAGAGGGCGCGGAAGGGCATCACCTACCTGCCGCAGGAGCCCTCGATCTTCCGGAAGCTCACGGTGGAGGAGAACATCCTGGCGATCCTCGAGACACTGCCCATGCGCCGCCACGAGCGACACGAGCGCGCCAGGGAGCTGCTGGGCGAGCTCGACCTGGTGGCCAAGCGCAAGCAGAAGGGCGCCACGCTCTCGGGCGGCGAACGGCGGCGCGTGGAGATCACGCGCGCGCTCGTGCTCGACCCGCGCTTCATGCTGCTCGACGAGCCGTTCTCGGGCATCGACCCGATCGCCGTGATCGACATCCAGAAGATCATCTCGCAGCTGCGCGAGCGCGGCATCGGCATCGTGATCACCGACCACAACGTGCGCGAGACACTCACGATCTGCGACCGCGCGTACATCATCAAGGACGGGCGCATCATCCGCGAGGGATCGCCCAACGAAATCACGGAGGACCCGACGGTTCGCGAGATCTATCTCGGGCAGAACTTCCGGTTGTAA
- the rpoN gene encoding RNA polymerase factor sigma-54, producing MALELKQTVKLTQSLVMTPQLQQAIKLLQLSRLELQNTIQQELVENPVLEEALEDEAAPEEIAADENEPGEVPAAPEAAQTAAAEAETATPSTDDMVGDLDWESYMESKPQTSLSRGDDDRPALDANLTPATSLNDHLIWQLGFVELEEIEREIALRIVWNLNDDGYLQEDLEAIAAETKTEVRTVEKVLARVQELDPVGVAARSLAECLLIQMRVAGVTEGLAVRIITQHLDALQKHDFRGIARMENCELAEVAAAAKLIGSFEPRPGRQFAGDEPVYITPDIFVHKLGDEYHVVLNEDGMPKLRVSLAYKQVLANKDGNGKQTREYVREKLRSAVWLIKSIHQRQRTIVRVMESIIRFQREFFDKGPEHLRPLNLRDVADDIGMHESTVSRVTTNKYTQTPHGVFELKFFFNSSIRTSDGDGIASESVKEKILQIIRAEDSRNPLSDQKIAELLSDASIQIARRTVTKYREALRILSSTQRRQIG from the coding sequence ATGGCGCTCGAGCTCAAGCAGACCGTCAAGCTCACCCAGTCGCTGGTGATGACTCCCCAGCTGCAGCAGGCGATCAAGCTCCTGCAGCTGTCGCGGCTCGAGCTGCAGAACACGATCCAGCAGGAGCTGGTCGAGAACCCGGTGCTCGAGGAGGCGCTCGAGGACGAGGCGGCGCCCGAGGAGATCGCCGCCGACGAGAACGAGCCCGGCGAGGTGCCCGCGGCGCCCGAGGCCGCGCAGACCGCGGCCGCGGAGGCCGAGACGGCCACGCCCAGCACCGACGACATGGTCGGCGACCTCGACTGGGAGAGCTACATGGAGTCGAAGCCGCAGACCAGCCTGTCGCGCGGCGACGACGACCGGCCGGCGCTCGACGCGAACCTGACTCCGGCGACGTCGCTCAACGACCACCTGATCTGGCAGCTCGGCTTCGTGGAGCTGGAAGAGATCGAGCGCGAGATCGCGCTGCGCATCGTGTGGAACCTGAACGACGACGGCTATCTCCAGGAGGACCTCGAGGCGATCGCGGCCGAGACCAAGACCGAGGTCAGGACGGTCGAGAAGGTGCTGGCGCGCGTGCAGGAGCTCGACCCGGTGGGCGTGGCCGCGCGCAGCCTGGCCGAGTGTCTCTTGATCCAGATGCGGGTCGCGGGGGTCACCGAGGGCCTGGCCGTGCGCATCATCACCCAGCACCTCGACGCGCTGCAGAAGCACGACTTCCGCGGCATCGCGCGCATGGAGAACTGCGAGCTGGCCGAGGTCGCGGCGGCGGCCAAGCTGATCGGCTCGTTCGAGCCCCGGCCGGGCCGGCAGTTCGCGGGCGACGAGCCGGTCTACATCACCCCGGACATCTTCGTGCACAAGCTCGGCGACGAGTACCACGTGGTCCTGAACGAGGACGGCATGCCCAAGCTGCGCGTCAGCCTGGCCTACAAGCAGGTGCTGGCGAACAAGGACGGCAACGGCAAGCAGACGCGCGAGTACGTGCGCGAGAAGCTGCGCTCCGCGGTCTGGCTGATCAAGTCGATCCACCAGCGCCAGCGCACGATCGTGCGGGTCATGGAGTCGATCATCCGCTTCCAGCGCGAGTTCTTCGACAAGGGCCCGGAGCACCTGCGGCCGCTCAACCTGCGCGACGTGGCGGACGACATCGGCATGCACGAGTCCACGGTGTCGCGAGTCACCACCAACAAGTACACGCAGACCCCCCATGGGGTCTTCGAGCTCAAGTTCTTCTTCAACTCGAGCATCCGCACCTCCGACGGCGACGGGATCGCATCCGAGTCGGTCAAGGAGAAGATCCTGCAGATCATCCGGGCCGAGGACTCGCGCAATCCGCTCTCGGACCAGAAGATCGCGGAGCTGCTGTCCGACGCGAGCATCCAGATCGCGCGGCGGACCGTCACGAAATACCGCGAGGCGCTGCGTATCCTGTCTTCGACGCAGCGCCGGCAGATCGGCTAA
- a CDS encoding PTS sugar transporter subunit IIA, whose product MKLTDILVRDACRTDLHGETKLEVLRELAEALAGQVSGLDPDKLYGMLIEREKLGTTAMGDGIAIPHARIESLQRLLAVFGLSRAGVPFDSLDGQETHLFFLLVAPGKEGSAHLLLLARLSRLLGSEAFRARLRQVQSTDELFRAFEEEESRQ is encoded by the coding sequence ATGAAGCTCACCGACATTCTCGTGCGAGACGCATGTCGTACCGACCTGCACGGAGAGACCAAGCTCGAGGTCCTGCGCGAGCTGGCCGAGGCCCTGGCCGGCCAGGTGAGCGGGCTGGACCCGGACAAGCTGTACGGCATGCTGATCGAGCGCGAGAAGCTCGGCACCACGGCCATGGGCGACGGCATCGCGATCCCGCACGCCCGGATCGAGTCACTCCAGCGCCTGCTCGCGGTCTTCGGCCTGTCGCGCGCCGGCGTGCCCTTCGACTCGCTGGACGGTCAGGAGACCCACCTGTTCTTCCTCCTCGTCGCGCCCGGCAAGGAGGGCAGCGCGCACCTGCTGCTCCTGGCGCGCCTGTCGCGGCTGCTCGGCTCCGAGGCGTTCCGGGCGCGCCTGCGCCAGGTCCAGTCCACCGACGAGCTGTTCCGCGCCTTCGAGGAGGAGGAGTCGAGGCAGTAG
- the rapZ gene encoding RNase adapter RapZ, with amino-acid sequence MSLGPSLVVVSGLSGAGRTTAMKALEDLGFFCVDNLPVVLLEPFVALFRAGSDRLAVAVDVRERTFLAAFPHVHDHLKESGLPTQLLYLDAEDEVLAQRFSETRRVHPTRGSGSLFDDIGREREMMLPIARRADLVIDTSHMSVHDLKRQVTRHFTGAQRTAPMEIELVSFGFRHGVPEAADLMIDVRFLPNPNFEPTLRERTGLDPEVAAFVLEAPGTREFMAKLCEFVDFLVPRYQEEGKAHLTVALGCTGGQHRSVAVARALERHLTERKIDVRVTHRDVQRARRTES; translated from the coding sequence GTGAGTCTCGGGCCGTCGCTGGTGGTCGTCTCGGGTCTCTCGGGCGCGGGCCGCACGACCGCCATGAAGGCGCTCGAGGACCTGGGCTTCTTCTGCGTCGACAACCTGCCGGTGGTGCTGCTCGAGCCGTTCGTGGCGCTGTTCCGCGCCGGCAGCGACCGGCTGGCGGTGGCGGTCGACGTGCGCGAGCGCACGTTCCTGGCCGCGTTCCCCCACGTCCACGACCACCTGAAGGAGAGCGGCCTGCCGACGCAGCTCCTGTATCTCGACGCCGAGGACGAGGTGCTCGCGCAGCGCTTCAGCGAGACGCGGCGCGTGCACCCCACGCGCGGCAGCGGCTCGCTGTTCGACGACATCGGCCGCGAGCGCGAGATGATGCTGCCGATCGCGCGCCGCGCGGACCTCGTGATCGACACGAGTCACATGAGCGTGCACGATCTGAAGCGCCAGGTGACCCGGCACTTCACCGGCGCGCAGCGCACCGCGCCGATGGAGATCGAGCTGGTCTCGTTCGGCTTCCGCCACGGCGTGCCCGAAGCCGCCGACCTGATGATCGACGTGCGCTTCCTGCCCAACCCGAACTTCGAGCCCACGCTGCGCGAGCGCACGGGCCTGGACCCCGAGGTGGCGGCGTTCGTGCTCGAGGCGCCGGGCACGCGGGAGTTCATGGCGAAGCTGTGTGAGTTCGTCGACTTTCTCGTCCCGCGCTATCAGGAGGAGGGCAAGGCCCACCTCACGGTCGCGCTGGGCTGCACCGGGGGCCAGCACCGCTCGGTGGCGGTGGCCCGGGCGCTGGAAAGACATCTCACGGAGCGCAAGATTGACGTGCGGGTGACTCACCGCGACGTCCAACGCGCGCGGAGGACGGAATCGTGA
- a CDS encoding PTS sugar transporter subunit IIA, with amino-acid sequence MIGILILSHYGLADEFVGALRHIVGELPHVRAIGLDPATATPEDMRAQIDKALREVDQGQGALVLVDMFGGTPSNLSLSFLEEGRIEVVTGVNLPMLVKVARPKPGMGIHELAETARDYGRRNISVASDLLANRAEKRDA; translated from the coding sequence GTGATCGGAATCCTCATCTTGTCCCACTACGGGCTCGCCGACGAGTTCGTGGGCGCGCTGCGCCACATCGTCGGTGAGCTGCCTCACGTGCGCGCCATCGGGCTCGATCCCGCGACCGCCACGCCGGAAGACATGCGGGCTCAGATCGACAAGGCGCTGCGCGAGGTGGACCAGGGGCAGGGGGCCCTGGTGCTGGTCGACATGTTCGGCGGCACCCCTTCGAACCTGTCACTCTCCTTCCTGGAGGAGGGCCGGATCGAGGTCGTGACTGGTGTGAATCTTCCCATGTTGGTCAAAGTCGCGCGGCCCAAGCCCGGCATGGGCATCCACGAGCTGGCCGAGACCGCGCGCGACTACGGCCGGCGCAACATCTCGGTGGCCAGCGACCTGCTCGCCAACCGCGCGGAGAAGCGGGACGCATGA
- a CDS encoding HPr family phosphocarrier protein, which produces MSRAERDCTIANQLGLHLRAAAAFVKVAERFKSDVALEREGTRANGKSIIALVTLAAPVGTQVRVVADGADADDAVAALAQLISDRFGEGA; this is translated from the coding sequence ATGAGCCGCGCGGAGCGCGACTGCACGATCGCCAACCAGCTGGGGCTGCATCTGCGCGCCGCGGCTGCGTTCGTGAAGGTCGCCGAGCGCTTCAAGAGCGACGTCGCGCTCGAGCGCGAGGGGACGCGCGCCAACGGGAAGAGCATCATTGCGCTCGTGACTCTGGCCGCGCCCGTCGGCACGCAGGTGCGCGTGGTCGCCGACGGCGCGGACGCGGACGACGCCGTGGCCGCATTAGCGCAACTCATTTCGGACCGCTTCGGAGAAGGCGCGTGA